The Cryptococcus neoformans var. neoformans B-3501A chromosome 4, whole genome shotgun sequence genome has a window encoding:
- a CDS encoding hypothetical protein (HMMPfam hit to TFIID_20kDa, Transcription initiation factor TFIID subunit A, score: 37.9, E(): 2.8e-08): protein MSGPSQQLAPNMAASLAQLSPAKLSQLQQQIPDLLTDAEKLLPEDKRNEVFREKMLSKMVTQARQQQAQQQQQQQGMGMNMGQMGNGMMNLQNKPQMANQSLAQQQQQQHVAAMLEKSRQAAAAQHQQTGAGPRQPTPKPGQQAMTPNPMAQAAMSASPNSHGIGSPQVNMRQSPSTTSGGAGRPMLNMQGIKTLVENFPKLLELKRMGKLKPEQERLFDQFINSPDGRNHLQQFQAHQARALVERGLANPVAMPPGTQPQPHSTQTPIMNNMNLPLTAQQQMAALQQQQQQQQQQQQQQQQQQQQQQGFGQQQQHALAAQLSQQFPQGILPAGCNTQLTAQQMQQIQLQRLAAAQAQLANQGHAALNVQQGRPPNPAMINQAAALARAAAAAQVAQGGAQGQSPHMQQGTPQASAPNLTQTPNQGQASQNFNSPHPHPSVQNAARPIPGTRPPMTLQQMLHNIQPHLARVAPDKVESVKAVLVRLASMSDEEREATLRQSTHWIPLWQRATAQPINNAQHQNPQQLAAAQAQVQAAAAAQAQAQAHAAVQAQALAASHGQSGSPHINFANVNAARASGTPGQGGTPLPGNMNLPNLHIPVGKQRGSISATSANGQSPQVRPPVLQGQSPGDIANAAGGGGPDPSLVQLMIEQGIPVHQAAQVLARQQQLAAASASLGVGMGLGGIPTFPQGSQAQAQAQAQAQLAGMGGMQGMPGMGSVGGIGQQMGVAGQQQQPQQQQRNITPAMLIAQYSHEIPPRPPPLRPELILPDAPAPADRTGSLLARASATYTPVGSSSSVNAQGQTQTGSASASASAFGSGSQTQAQIQEEGRDMRSTLFKPLNSMETGTKLVGRGTLGWNRVVRELVDDWPEGLREVVDEEAEDEEDGNGVMGDEGEHKGRVSGMPGQRKRKVQELAEEVDKALRIPKDSETLLLEIFDEHCDIVSESSCMLAKHRKASTVDRKDIQLSWELLYGRIIPGFSADRIRADQSRSSARHRQANAGYAAKLRAVGEAKGAWRKEKREREKGKENDADGEREEHEREKGTVALNGVGDGVGVGASISVGPAIGQGMKGIKVEEVVA, encoded by the exons ATGTCCGGCCCATCCCAGCAGCTGGCTCCCAACATGGCAGCATCACTCGCCCAGCTTTCACCGGCAAAACTGTCTCAGCTGCAACAACAAATACCCGACCTCTTGACAGACGCGGAGAAGCTCTTGCCAGAGGACAAGCGGAACGAAGTGTTCCGGGAGAAAATGCTGAGCAAAATGGTTACCCAGGCGAGGCAACAGCAGgctcaacaacagcaacaacagcaaggGATGGGTATGAATATGGGCCAGATGGGGAATGGCATGATGAACCTCCAAAACAAGCCGCAAATGGCGAACCAGTCG CTCGcacaacagcaacagcaacagcatgTCGCTGCTATGCTGGAGAAATCCCGACAAGCTGCGGCTGCTCAACATCAACAAACCGGAGCTGGACCTCGTCAACCAACTCCCAAACCAGGACAGCAGGCAATGACTCCCAACCCAATGGCTCAAGCAGCCATGTCAGCATCCCCCAACTCTCACGGTATCGGTTCGCCCCAAGTGAATATGCGGCAATCACCCAGTACTACATCGGGTGGGGCGGGCCGGCCGATGCTGAACATGCAGGGTATCAAGACGTTGGTGGAAAACTTTCCAAAACTGTTGgaattgaagaggatgggaaaaTTGAAGCCAGAGCAAGAGCGCCTG TTTGATCAATTCATTAACTCTCCCGATGGCCGCAATCACCTCCAACAATTTCAAGCGCACCAAGCCCGTGCTCTTGTTGAGCGAGGTCTAGCCAATCCCGTGGCTATGCCTCCTGGTACCCAACCACAACCACACTCTACCCAGACCCCCATTATGAACAACATGAACCTCCCTCTGACCGCGCAGCAACAAATGGCTGctctccaacaacaacaacaacaacaacagcagcagcagcagcagcagcagcagcaacagcaacaacagcaaggATTTggccagcaacaacaacatgCCCTGGCGGCTCAACTCTCTCAGCAATTCCCGCAAGGTATTCTACCTGCCGGATGCAATACCCAGCTCACCGCGCAACAAATGCAACAAATCCAACTCCAGCGTCTCGCGGCCGCTCAAGCTCAGCTGGCTAATCAGGGCCATGCCGCACTTAACGTACAACAAGGTCGACCACCTAATCCGGCGATGATCAATCAAGCTGCCGCTCTAGCTCGtgccgctgccgccgcACAAGTTGCCCAAGGAGGAGCACAAGGTCAATCACCACACATGCAGCAAGGTACACCTCAAGCTTCTGCTCCAAACCTCACGCAAACGCCTAACCAAGGCCAAGCATCGCAGAACTTTAActcccctcatcctcatccttctgtGCAGAATGCCGCTCGACCTATACCGGGCACTCGTCCCCCGATGACGTTACAGCAAATGCTACACAACATCCAACCCCATTTGGCGCGGGTGGCGCCGGATAAGGTGGAGAGTGTGAAAGCGGTGTTAGTGAGACTGGCGAGCATGAGCgatgaggagagggaagcgaCTCTCCGCCAA AGTACTCACTGGATTCCCCTCTGGCAACGCGCAACCGCTCAGCCGATCAATAATGCCCAACATCAGAATCCCCAACAACTCGCCgctgctcaagctcaagtACAAGCTGCTGCAGCTGCTCAAGCGCAGGCTCAAGCTCATGCTGCCGTTCAAGCCCAAGCTCTCGCCGCCTCTCATGGGCAAAGTGGATCACCACACATCAATTTCGCCAACGTCAATGCTGCTCGCGCTTCAGGTACACCCGGTCAAGGCGGTACCCCTCTTCCTGGGAACATGAACTTGCCCAACCTCCATATTCCGGTCGGGAAACAGAGAGGCAGCATCTCTGCTACGAGCGCGAATGGGCAATCACCCCAAGTACGTCCACCTGTCCTGCAAGGGCAATCACCAGGTGACATTGCCAATGCGGCTGGCGGTGGGGGACCAGATCCTTCCCTCGTGCAACTTATGATCGAGCAAGGTATCCCCGTTCATCAAGCTGCGCAGGTACTCGCTCGTCAACAGCAACTTGCAGCAGCGTCAGCTTCTCTCGGGGTAGGCATGGGGTTGGGAGGTATACCGACGTTCCCGCAGGGATCCCAGGCTCAAGCACAGGCTCAAGCACAAGCACAGCTGGCAGGGATGGGCGGTATGCAGGGGATGCCGGGGATGGGTAGTGTAGGTGGCATTGGGCAACAGATGGGAGTAGCGGgccagcagcaacaaccgcagcagcaacagcggAACATCACTCCGGCCATGCTCATCGCCCAGTATTCACATGAGATccctcctcgtccacctcctcttcgaccTGAGCTCATCCTCCCCGATGCCCCTGCGCCTGCGGATCGTACAGGATCTCTCCTTGCACGTGCATCTGCCACCTATACCCCTGTGggctcttcctccagcgTCAACGCCCAAGGTCAGACCCAAACCGGATCCGCCTCTGCCTCAGCTTCCGCCTTTGGATCGGGATCACAAACCCAGGCCCAaatccaagaagaaggtcgcGATATGCGCTCAACGCTGTTCAAACCGCTGAACAGCATGGAAACTGGTACGAAATTGGTTGGCCGTGGGACATTGGGCTGGAACAGGGTGGTTAGGGAACTGGTTGATGATTGGCCAGAAGGGCTGAGGGAGGTGGTagatgaagaggcggaggatgaagaggatgggaatgggGTTATGGGAGACGAAGGGGAACATAAAGGGCGGGTGAGTGGAATGCCAGGACAGCGGAAAAGAAAGGTACAAGAATTggcggaggaggttgaTAAGGCGTTGAGAATACCAAAGGATTCTGAGACT ttgttgttggagaTCTTCGACGAACACTGTGATATTGTCTCGGAATCAAGCTGTATGCTGGCTAAGCACCGAAAGGCAAGTACAGTCGACAGAAAGGACATTCAGCTTTCGTGGG AACTTTTATACGGCCGTATCATCCCCGGTTTCTCCGCTGACCGAATCAGAGCGGACCAATCACGCTCTTCAGCACGTCATCGGCAGGCCAATGCAGGATATGCTGCTAAACTTCGAGCGGTCGGCGAGGCGAAGGGTGCgtggagaaaagagaagagggagagggagaaggggaaggaaaatgatgctgatggtgagagggaggaacatgaaagggaaaaggggacTGTTGCGTTGAACGGGGTGGGTGATGGGGTTGGTGTTGGAGCGAGTATAAGTGTCGGGCCAGCGATCGGCCAGGGAATGAAGGGAATaaaggttgaagaagtggtAGCGTAG